A DNA window from Ammospiza nelsoni isolate bAmmNel1 chromosome 31, bAmmNel1.pri, whole genome shotgun sequence contains the following coding sequences:
- the LOC132085510 gene encoding steroid 21-hydroxylase-like — translation MAMDTGGHRDVADYFKVLGLFEEYGWSMENFFRTRELCSYGEAPLDPFEVFTFHTCSTIAHLLFGELVPPPGELRAFSRCLGELLQVWGHSSVRVLDLLPLLRALPNPGLRKLLQLVQHRDMFVETQIQRHQACPSPPPDSVLGALLGRNPGAREGPLSPPRLHMALVDLFIGGTETTAAALGWAVAFLLHRPELQVRLRAELQGAQGPPGPGDMGRLPLLQATVSETLRLRPPAPLALPHCALRHTSLGGLPVAAGTVLIPNLLAAQQDPDIWQHPEVFLPERFLAPGAPSRSLLPFGCGARSCPGEGLARAELFVFLGLILREFRLEPGPEGLPGLRGSPGTVLRCPSFRLRMVPCQPPGLP, via the exons ATGGCGATGGACACCGGGGGTCACAGGGATGTGGCG GACTACTTCAAAGTTTTAGGGCTTTTTGAGGAGTACGGATGGTCTATGGAGAACTTTTTTAGGACTAGG GAGCTGTGTTCGTATGGGGAGGCCCCCCTGGACCCCTTTGAGGTGTTCACCttccacacctgcagcaccatcGCACACCTCCTCTTTGGGGAGCTG GTGCCCCCTCCAGGGGAGCTCCGGGCCTTCTCACGCtgcctgggggagctgctgcaggtctgGGGGCACAGCAGTGTTCGGGTGCTGgacctgctgcccctgctgcgg GCCCTGCCCAACCCGGGACTGcggaagctgctgcagcttgtccagcacCGTGACATGTTTGTGGAGACCCAGATCCAGCGGCATCAG GCgtgcccctcccctcccccggACTCAGTTctgggggcactgctggggcgTAATCCTGGGGCACGGGagggccccctgagccccccccGGCTGCACATGGCGCTGGTGGACCTGTTCATTGGGGGAACCGAGACCACTGCGGCggcgctgggctgggctgtggcctTCCTGCTGCACCGCCCCGAG ctgcaggtgcgGCTGCGGGCGGAGctgcagggggcacagggaccacCCGGGCCAGGGGACATGGGGCGCCTGCCCCTTCTTCAGGCCACCGTCAGCGAGACCCTGCGGCTGCGACCCCCTGCGCCCCTGGCGCTGCCCCACTGCGCCCTGCGCCACACCAG TCTTGGGGGGCTCCCCGTGGCAGCCGGCACTGTCCTGATCCCCAACCTGCTGGCAGCCCAACAGGACCCTGACATCTGGCAGCACCCTGAGGTCTTCCTGCCCG AGCGGTTCCTGGCGCCGGGCGCCCCCTCGCGGTCGCTGCTGCCGTTCGGCTGCGGGGCGCGATCGTGCCCGGGGGAGGGGCTGGCGCGGGCCGAGCTCTTCGTGTTCCTGGGGCTGATCCTGCGGGAATTCCGTCTGGAGCCGGGCCCGGAGGGACtgccggggctgaggggctcACCGGGCACGGTGCTGCGCTGCCCCTCCTTTCGCCTGCGTAtggtgccctgccagcccccggGCTTACCCTGA